The genomic segment CTGCAGGCCCAGCGGGACGCGGTGGGTGCTCCCAGGGCCGAGGAGGGGCTGAGCAGGGTGAGCCGCCTGTCGTGGCAGAGGAGCGccatccagcagctcctgggcagctGGAGGGATGCGGCTGCCCACCCGCTGCCGCCACCACCTCCCACCGGCGGCCCCCGCACCACCCTGTCCCCCGAGCAGTTCGTGCGGCAGGCTGACGGGGCACCGGCCGACTATGACAGCCTCACCCTAGACCTCTTCATGCTGGGCTACTTCCGCATCTTGGAGCAGGACCTGGCCCCTGAGGAGCGCCGGGGCCGGCACCTCCTCTGCTTTGAGGTGTTCGACCACCTGGGCCGGCATGGCTGGGAGGCCGCGCGCGCCTTCCACCGCGCCGTCACCGATGAAATCACTGCTGGCCGGCGCAGCTGGAAGGACAGCTTCGAGGACATCAAGGCGAGGTACTTCGGCACCACCAAGGGCTCAGCCTGGCTGCCAGGGATGGCCAGGGggagccccctgcagcccggtGCCCGCAGGCCAGCCACCGGCCGCTCCAGCAGTGAAGAGATCTGCAGGTGCATCGACCGCAGCTTCGCCTtctggaaggagaaggaggcCGAGATCTTCAGCTTTGAGGAGTGACACCTCCCACCACCCTGTTCCCCCCAGCAATGCCTGTCTGCCTTCCCTGCTTTGCGAAGGGCTTTTGTCCTGTGGAGgcttaaataaaagcagttcaGTTTTGTCTTGAAACAAGCACTGTGGACAGAAGGGAGCTCAAGAAGTTTTGGGGTGATGAAGAAAGCTTTTGGCCCCAGCCTGAGTGCTCCAATGCTGGCAAGACCCCATGGGGCACCCCGCGGCCTCGGTGCCAGGCAGGCGGCGACTGGGATTTATCAGCTGCCGCCCACGGGGGGGCCAGGGCGCGTGCGGCCCTCCGGGGTGAGATAACAGCCTATATTTAACAGCCAGTCCCAGCCgggagggagaaaagcagtggcagcaggTTCAGATGACTAATGGGTTTGGGGGGGTGTCTTGTCCCTCGTTACGCACACGCAGTGGTCCCGCTCGCCCAGGGAGGGACGTGTTCCCCGCACGTACCCTCGGGTGCTGCCGCACGAAGCAGCAAGGCCATGGGGCGAGCAGGCGGGGCGGCTTTGCCCTGACGGTGCCTTTAAGAGCAGATGGCTGGGGAAGAGCAATGTCCCCACGCCAGCTAAAAATACCCCCCGGCTCagcccccaccaccaccccgggTGTCCCTCCCAAACCCTGGCCACTTCCCTCCCAGCGAGGGCAGCTGGATGGGACACCGCGTGCTCCAAGCGGGGCAAACCCAGGtaggagcagggcagctgcagggctcagccccgATGGAGGCTGAACACCACCCGGGGGGATGTGAGGGGGtgtgggtggggagggggccATCCCCAGGGGCACTGAAGCTTTGCTGGCTGGGCTGGATGCTTGGGCTGAGCAGCACTGAGAAGGGGGTTTTGTCTCCATATGCTCCCCGGGCACCGTAGGGGTGCATCGCAGAGGGTCCCAAGGGGAATGCCCCAAGCTCTGAGCTGAAGCAAGGTGACCCCAGCCCCCAAgccacccccccccagctctccctATCCTCCCTGAAAAATAGCTGGCAGCCCCAGCCgggcagctcagccccatgACATGGGGTGGGGAAAACgcagccagcagggagctgtgagCAGACTGGGGGGAGCACAGGGCTCCTGAAATCCCTTCTCCTACCCCAGCTGACGCCTGTAAATCACACGGGCGACGCGAAGAAGGCGCAGTTGTGCCAGGAAGGAGGCACTCGTCATCGCCTTCTCCTGGCAGGAACGCCCTCGCCACGCTCAGCCCGGGCTCATTCCTCCAGCTGGGacccgcggccgccccggctGCCGAGCCCAGCACTATGGTGAGGAACGTGGATGACTTCGACTTCTGCCTGCCGTCGCATGCTCAGGGCAtgctggaggggctgcagcgGTTGCGCACCCACCCCAAGCTGTcggatgtgctgctgctggcaggggggAGGGAGTTCCCCTGCCACCGTGGCGTCCTGGCCCTCTGCAGCCACTACTTCCACGCCATGTTCTCTGGAGACTTTGCCGAGAGCATTGCGGCACGCGTGGAGCTGAAGGAGGTGGACCCGGATGCGCTGGAGACGCTGCTGGACTTTGCCTACACGGGGAAGGTCACCATCAACCAGGGCAATGTGGAGGGGCTGATGCGGACGTCCAGCCAGCTCCACTTCCCCGCCATCCAGAAGGCCTGCAGCCGCTACCTGCGGCAGCAGATGGACGCCACGAACTGCCTAGGTATCTGCGAGTTCGGAGAGAGCCACGGCTGCCCCGAGGTGTCCTCCAAGGCCTGGTCTTTCTTGCAGGAGAACTTTGAGGCCGTGTCTCAGCAGGAGGAGTTCCTCCAGCTCTCTAAGGAGAGGTTGGCCGTCTACCTCTCCAACGAGCAGCTGCaggtgcaggaggagcagagcgTGGCCGAAGCCGTGCTGCGCTGGGTGCGCCATGACCCGGGGCCCCGAGCCCAGTTCCTGCccgagctgctggagctggcccaCCTGGTCTCGCTGCCGGACCAGTACCTCCAGAACCTTCTCGCTGCCGAGCCCCTCGTCCGCGACTCAGCCGCCAGCAAGGCCCTTGTGGCCAGGTCCCGCGCCACTGTCAGCAGTGGCGGGGTCTCCACCGCACCGCAGAAGCTGAGCCCACCGCAGAAGCtggaggaggtgctggtggtggtgggcgGCCGGGTGCTGGAGGAGAGTGAGGATGAGGAAGGGGGGCTGGAAATGCCAGCTGCCCCCAGGAACTTTGCCTTCTACAACCCTAAAAGCCGTAAGTGCCTGTGGCAGGAATGGATGGGGTGAATGCACACCCCTGGCATGTTCATTGACCCCACTCTGCCCCAAAAACTGCCTCCTGGCCCCACTGTGGGACAGACTGGGGTGGAGGGTTTGGCTCCTTCCCACTGGGCTGAgatgaagagaagcagcagggggGAAATTCCCACTCCCAAACCAGCCATCAACATAGGGACATCTTGGGGTGAAAGCATGAAATAGAGCTAGTTGAAAGGTGTGACCCCTGAGATGCTGCCCCCATCCCCGAGGGACTGGGCGGGATGTCCCCAGCCTGTGAGCGGGGCTCACAGCGGGGCTCTGCTGGGTTTCAGGGCAATGGATCGCTCTGCCCGACTTCCCTGACTACAACAAGTGGGGCTTTTCCCTGGTGGCGCTGAACAACGACGTCTATGTCACAGGTAGGTGCtggctggcgggggggggggggggggggggggggggggggggggggggggtccagcatctccccaggaACCAGGCATGGGGCTGCGATGCAGGCACAGGCCTTGGGCCACCCCCTTCTACCAAGCAAAGCCTTCTCCTTGCTCTTCTTTCGGGCGAGGGATGTGCTGGGGTGGCTGCTCTTGGCGGGTGTCCAGCCTGAGCCGTGtctttcccctgctccaggtgGCTCTCGGGGGTCCCAGAATGACACGTGGTCGACAACCCAGGCCTGGCGCTTCTGCCCCAAGGACGGCGCCTGGACACCCATCACATCCATGCTGCGAGCCCGGACGAACCACACCAGCGCCGTCCTCAACGGCGAGATCTACGTCATTGGGGGTAAGGTGCTGCCggagggcgggcgggcggcacggcgcggccccggggggctgcagtgTCCCACCGCCCCGCAGGGACCAcggtggaggtggtggaggtggaGCGCTACGACCCCTACAACCAGAGCTGGTGCGCCATCAGCCCGGCCCTCAAGTACGTCAGCAACTTCGCCGCCACCGGCTGCCTGGGCAAGCTGTACCTCGTGGGCTCCTGCGCCGTCAAGTACAACGCGCTCACCCTGCAGTGCTACAACCCCGTGCGAGGTAAGCGCCTGCCCCAAAGGCACGGGAGCTTCGTCTCAGATGGGGAGCACAGGTGCcaccctgcctggctgctccaTGTCCTTTCCAACTCCCCTGTAAatagctgtggggctggggatgctttttggggggggggggggggttggaggtACAGCTggggatgcttttttttttgggggggggggggggtggaggtACAGCAGCAGCCTAGCCTGTGGTGCGCTCGCCCAGCACGCCGacagctgctccttgcagaTCTGTGGAGCGTGATCACGTCCCCCTTCATCCCCAAGTACCTCTCGGCCCCGCGCTGTGCCACCCTGCATGGGCTCATCTACCTCATCGGGGACAACACCAAGAAGGTCCACGTCTACGACCCAGAGGCAAACATCTGGCAGAAGGTACCGGGTGCTCCAGGGGCATGGCCTTCACACCGTGTTCTGATTTTAGGCAGTTCGTGCCTATTTTTTCCAGCACCACCCTCCCATGGGGTGTGTGGGGCTGCTGCATGCACAGCCCAGTGCCATCCTGCCTGtaccccccaagccccccatCCCACAGGATCCCAACCCTTGCTTCTGCATGAGCGCAACGTGGGGATGCTGCCAAAAATTAGGCA from the Cygnus olor isolate bCygOlo1 chromosome 9, bCygOlo1.pri.v2, whole genome shotgun sequence genome contains:
- the KLHL30 gene encoding kelch-like protein 30 isoform X2, which gives rise to MTNGFGGVSCPSLRTRSGPARPGRDVFPARTLGCCRTKQQGHGASRRGGFALTVPLRADGWGRAMSPRQLKIPPGSAPTTTPGVPPKPWPLPSQRGQLDGTPRAPSGANPADACKSHGRREEGAVVPGRRHSSSPSPGRNALATLSPGSFLQLGPAAAPAAEPSTMVRNVDDFDFCLPSHAQGMLEGLQRLRTHPKLSDVLLLAGGREFPCHRGVLALCSHYFHAMFSGDFAESIAARVELKEVDPDALETLLDFAYTGKVTINQGNVEGLMRTSSQLHFPAIQKACSRYLRQQMDATNCLGICEFGESHGCPEVSSKAWSFLQENFEAVSQQEEFLQLSKERLAVYLSNEQLQVQEEQSVAEAVLRWVRHDPGPRAQFLPELLELAHLVSLPDQYLQNLLAAEPLVRDSAASKALVARSRATVSSGGVSTAPQKLSPPQKLEEVLVVVGGRVLEESEDEEGGLEMPAAPRNFAFYNPKSRGSRGSQNDTWSTTQAWRFCPKDGAWTPITSMLRARTNHTSAVLNGEIYVIGGTTVEVVEVERYDPYNQSWCAISPALKYVSNFAATGCLGKLYLVGSCAVKYNALTLQCYNPVRDLWSVITSPFIPKYLSAPRCATLHGLIYLIGDNTKKVHVYDPEANIWQKVQLLHTLHENGGMVPLGDRLFVTGGHWKGMDGDYRVEMEVYDCAKNRWTREGSLPCLWLFHSSSSIFMDTSKWTEAFQGDHGW
- the KLHL30 gene encoding kelch-like protein 30 isoform X1, which encodes MTNGFGGVSCPSLRTRSGPARPGRDVFPARTLGCCRTKQQGHGASRRGGFALTVPLRADGWGRAMSPRQLKIPPGSAPTTTPGVPPKPWPLPSQRGQLDGTPRAPSGANPADACKSHGRREEGAVVPGRRHSSSPSPGRNALATLSPGSFLQLGPAAAPAAEPSTMVRNVDDFDFCLPSHAQGMLEGLQRLRTHPKLSDVLLLAGGREFPCHRGVLALCSHYFHAMFSGDFAESIAARVELKEVDPDALETLLDFAYTGKVTINQGNVEGLMRTSSQLHFPAIQKACSRYLRQQMDATNCLGICEFGESHGCPEVSSKAWSFLQENFEAVSQQEEFLQLSKERLAVYLSNEQLQVQEEQSVAEAVLRWVRHDPGPRAQFLPELLELAHLVSLPDQYLQNLLAAEPLVRDSAASKALVARSRATVSSGGVSTAPQKLSPPQKLEEVLVVVGGRVLEESEDEEGGLEMPAAPRNFAFYNPKSRQWIALPDFPDYNKWGFSLVALNNDVYVTGGSRGSQNDTWSTTQAWRFCPKDGAWTPITSMLRARTNHTSAVLNGEIYVIGGTTVEVVEVERYDPYNQSWCAISPALKYVSNFAATGCLGKLYLVGSCAVKYNALTLQCYNPVRDLWSVITSPFIPKYLSAPRCATLHGLIYLIGDNTKKVHVYDPEANIWQKVQLLHTLHENGGMVPLGDRLFVTGGHWKGMDGDYRVEMEVYDCAKNRWTREGSLPCLWLFHSSSSIFMDTSKWTEAFQGDHGW
- the KLHL30 gene encoding kelch-like protein 30 isoform X3, producing the protein MVRNVDDFDFCLPSHAQGMLEGLQRLRTHPKLSDVLLLAGGREFPCHRGVLALCSHYFHAMFSGDFAESIAARVELKEVDPDALETLLDFAYTGKVTINQGNVEGLMRTSSQLHFPAIQKACSRYLRQQMDATNCLGICEFGESHGCPEVSSKAWSFLQENFEAVSQQEEFLQLSKERLAVYLSNEQLQVQEEQSVAEAVLRWVRHDPGPRAQFLPELLELAHLVSLPDQYLQNLLAAEPLVRDSAASKALVARSRATVSSGGVSTAPQKLSPPQKLEEVLVVVGGRVLEESEDEEGGLEMPAAPRNFAFYNPKSRQWIALPDFPDYNKWGFSLVALNNDVYVTGGSRGSQNDTWSTTQAWRFCPKDGAWTPITSMLRARTNHTSAVLNGEIYVIGGTTVEVVEVERYDPYNQSWCAISPALKYVSNFAATGCLGKLYLVGSCAVKYNALTLQCYNPVRDLWSVITSPFIPKYLSAPRCATLHGLIYLIGDNTKKVHVYDPEANIWQKVQLLHTLHENGGMVPLGDRLFVTGGHWKGMDGDYRVEMEVYDCAKNRWTREGSLPCLWLFHSSSSIFMDTSKWTEAFQGDHGW